CTCGAGCTTCTTAAGGAGGGTGATGAATTCCTCTTTCCCTATGCTCCTGCTTCCGGCTTCACGGATGAACTGCGCCCTCTTCGCTACGTCCTTTTCAAACCTGGCTTCCGGGAACTCCCCGAATATGTCGAAACCTATTATCTTCTTTGAGTAAACATTCTCGAAAAGAGCCCTGAACTTGATGAGCCTGGAGAGGGATACGCCTTTAAAGACACCGCATTCCACTATGTCGCCCGCAATGTTCGATACCTTCCTGAATAGCTCAAGATGCGTCGCGAACTTGCTTATCCTGTTTATCGGAGCGGTCAGGTAAAAATTATTTTCGTAATAGAACTGCTTGGAAAGATCGAGCTCTATCATGCTGCTCTCCTTTTGGCTATCTTTTTGGCCTCTTTAAAATCCTCTTCGGTATTTATATCGACTAAAGACTCCAGCCTCTTCTGTTCATAAAGCATAGTTCCATTTCCATACCAACTGCTCCTCCTGCGGAAATAACCGACATTCATAATATAGAACATGCCGTTCTCGACCGCATACTGTTTCTTGAAATCCTGAGTGTTCGGCCGCTTGCCGCTGGTCGGGAACAACGGCCTATCGCCTTTCCATATGAACGGGCTTACCCCCGTAACCGATATCACCGCTTTCGGCCTTTCTTCCCTGATCAGTTGCGAGATCTCGCGGTAATCTTTAAGGCTCCTGAACGGCGAGGTCGGGTTCAAAAGCCAAAGGTAGTCGGAATCACGCATCCCGTATTCCTTAATGATCACCTTAATGAGATCCATGACGGACGAATCTTCTCCGGCCAACTCTTTACCTCTGAGATGTGCACTTACCCCTTTCGGAACGGAATAGCCCTTTTTATCGGTCGAGACGATCACGGTATCGAAGATGCCTTCCGGCGTGGTCTTCACGGCGAAATCGACCAGCGAATAGCCGCCCGTGAAGTCCCGCCAGTTCTTGTTATGGCACCGCGAAGATCTTTCCTTGGCCGGTATGAGCGCGTAATTCCTCATAGCCTTCATCTCTTTAGCATGTTCCTTTCGCGATTATATAGGTCGTCTTGTTGTTCAAAGTATCGCGCGAGAATATATCCTGGCCGGAAAGGTTGAAAAAGGCCGCTTTCCGGAAATACGACTTCATTAATTTATTTATCTCCTCATATGTCATCTCGCTTATATGGAACGGATTATCGACATGCTTTACCGACTTATCGGCAAGGGGGCATGTAAGCCATAGCTCCCCTTTCGGCTTAAGCCATCCTTTCGCGCGGGACAGGAACGCGGCCGGATCCGTAAGGTGCTCTATAGTCTCTACGGATATTATCTTGTCATATCGGCATTTCGGGCAGAACATCTCTGCGGATGACGCCTGGAACGCGATATTCTCTCTGGAGTGGTGACGTTTGGCATATTCGATCGTCTTCGCATCGCCGTCCACACCGGTCACCAGACG
The genomic region above belongs to Candidatus Omnitrophota bacterium and contains:
- a CDS encoding class I SAM-dependent methyltransferase, whose product is MIELDLSKQFYYENNFYLTAPINRISKFATHLELFRKVSNIAGDIVECGVFKGVSLSRLIKFRALFENVYSKKIIGFDIFGEFPEARFEKDVAKRAQFIREAGSRSIGKEEFITLLKKLELYQNIELVEGDILKTVPEYKSKNPHLKISLLHIDVDLHEATAVCLEELYPLVSRGGIVILDDYGAFAGANKAIDDFFADKKTRINKLPYANAISFVEKP